In Candidatus Defluviilinea proxima, a single genomic region encodes these proteins:
- a CDS encoding ParA family protein, producing MSNEKGGVAKTTSTLSLGAALAELNYRVLLIDLDPQANLSLALGLETEEVSVTSASVLIENAAIKTGIQKSDIKNLDLIPSSFKIEDAEQFLPMRTHYLMTLREALAAEKLPYDYILLDCPPALGAITLNALSAADLLIIPTQAEYFSAYALRNMMGTIRRIRQEVNPGLAYRILVTLLDRRNRTHRNIFEQLQTTFGQGVFTTVIEIDTKLRESPIAGVPITHYKPGSRGSQQYRVLAQELIEYAKEEASRQAA from the coding sequence ATGTCAAACGAAAAAGGCGGCGTAGCTAAAACAACATCCACGCTTTCGCTAGGTGCGGCGTTGGCCGAGCTGAACTATCGCGTGCTGTTAATCGACCTTGACCCACAGGCAAATCTTTCACTTGCCCTCGGGCTTGAGACCGAGGAGGTAAGTGTTACTTCCGCGAGCGTTTTGATCGAAAATGCCGCGATTAAAACGGGCATTCAAAAATCGGATATCAAAAACCTTGATCTTATCCCGTCCAGTTTCAAGATCGAGGACGCTGAACAATTTTTGCCTATGCGGACGCATTACCTCATGACGCTTCGCGAGGCCCTTGCGGCTGAGAAGCTCCCCTACGACTATATCCTCCTCGATTGCCCTCCCGCACTCGGCGCGATCACCCTTAACGCACTTTCAGCGGCCGATCTACTTATCATCCCTACGCAAGCGGAATATTTCTCAGCCTACGCATTAAGAAACATGATGGGCACCATTCGCCGTATCAGGCAGGAAGTAAATCCTGGCCTTGCCTATCGCATTCTTGTCACCCTGCTTGATCGCCGTAACCGCACACACCGCAACATCTTCGAACAACTACAAACCACATTTGGACAGGGTGTGTTTACGACCGTTATTGAAATTGATACCAAATTAAGAGAAAGCCCAATTGCCGGAGTGCCGATCACTCACTACAAGCCAGGAAGTCGCGGCTCACAACAATACCGTGTTCTTGCCCAGGAGTTAATTGAATATGCCAAAGAAGAAGCCAGTCGCCAAGCGGCTTAA
- a CDS encoding GAF domain-containing protein — translation MPKKKPVAKRLKKLFKGIEYEEPNAAQPEGVSKNAPVENVKSSTEALPTVRRARALEPVQTMQVDKALALAFKTGPENWATLQVLDETQEREWSEEDQLLVQQVTDQLSLALENARLFQETQRRAQEMTALAEVGREISATLDLKTVLERIAEYAIKLLNGLTVAVYIPDAESKMLTPIAVVGLEAEEVLKDPLQVGTGVIGAVAKTKTGEIVNNVNYDKRAITVQGTAENTPYEHLMVAPVLLQDRLTGVLAIWREGEGTDFNQNEFDFLSSLAQQTAIAIENARLFEDVTSSQSQLSEALHIARIGYFEFDQNTQIITVTNELLDLVGTTPEKEGGYQVPVDYILGKFVVPEDRHLLTQAINDTLNAKEGEKDISVETRYRTVDGRIIWVSSTYKAERDAQGNPIKIVGSSQDITERKINELTQAAITHISESALTSKTDNELFKTVYDSIQTILPAKNFYIALYNQTTNMIHFPYHADEHDDDWAPRKLGRGLTGYVIRSGKALRTTPEIYSDLEASGEIIADGTPSVDWLGVPLKSEGVVRGVMAIQVYDQAVRITDRHQEILSILSGQAMAALERLQARETLERRNTYLAASAEIGRLVTSTLDLNTIFTRTVNLINDRFGFYFASIYEIDEDGFHAILREGTGGAGETMKIQKYRVSVGTQSVIGKATDTGETVIVNNVYDEQMHQPNPLLLDTQSEIAIPLKVGGKILGVIDIQSKTAQAFTADDIAVLQSLADQVAVAINNAKLYDESQELIKTLKEVDQLKSQFLANMSHELRTPLNSIIGFSRVILKGIDGPVTEMQGQDLTAIYNSGQHLLGLINDILDLARIEAGKMELNFEEVHLSEMIHSVFSTAKGLVKEKPVQLLEKVPPDMPTIRGDTMRVRQVMINLISNASKFTDEGSITIQTEVQKGPNGKLEALINVIDTGPGISQEGQEKLFKAFSQVDGSATRKSGGSGLGLSICANLVQLHGGRIGVHSEEGKGSTFWFTVPLFKQPAEEIPQDKKVVLAIDDDPQVISLYERYLNPQGYYVVPLTQPAKAKERIKELKPFAVTLDIMMPNIDGWTVLTELKSDPETRDVPIIICSIVEQTDKGFNLGAADYLVKPILEEEIVHALDRINKHGDIHEVLVIDDDPNDLRLIEKLLNQDGKYKTTLAEGGRKGWELINTHAPDAIILDIFMPEMDGFTILEKLREDPTLRDIPVLVVSGGGLTNEQQKQLADYGQRLIAKGSLKENDLISSIESALRRIGD, via the coding sequence ATGCCAAAGAAGAAGCCAGTCGCCAAGCGGCTTAAAAAGCTATTTAAAGGTATTGAGTACGAAGAACCAAACGCCGCGCAACCAGAAGGCGTCTCTAAAAACGCGCCTGTTGAAAACGTAAAATCTTCAACAGAAGCCCTGCCTACTGTTAGACGTGCACGTGCTTTGGAACCTGTGCAAACCATGCAAGTAGATAAAGCGTTGGCACTGGCGTTTAAGACTGGCCCGGAAAATTGGGCTACCCTGCAAGTATTGGACGAAACACAAGAACGGGAATGGAGCGAGGAAGATCAGCTACTAGTACAGCAGGTTACCGATCAGCTTTCGCTCGCCCTTGAAAATGCACGCCTGTTTCAAGAAACACAACGCCGCGCCCAAGAAATGACCGCGCTCGCTGAAGTAGGGCGCGAAATTTCTGCTACTCTTGATCTGAAAACTGTTCTCGAAAGAATCGCAGAGTATGCTATTAAACTTCTCAACGGCCTAACCGTTGCAGTGTACATTCCAGACGCAGAATCTAAAATGCTCACCCCCATTGCTGTGGTGGGGTTGGAAGCCGAAGAGGTGTTGAAAGATCCTCTTCAGGTCGGGACAGGCGTCATTGGCGCAGTTGCCAAAACAAAAACTGGCGAGATTGTCAATAACGTAAATTACGACAAACGTGCAATAACTGTTCAGGGCACAGCAGAAAATACACCCTATGAACACCTGATGGTAGCCCCAGTGCTGTTACAAGATCGCCTGACGGGTGTGCTCGCTATTTGGCGTGAAGGGGAAGGCACTGATTTCAACCAAAATGAATTTGACTTCCTCTCAAGCCTTGCCCAACAAACCGCCATCGCCATCGAAAATGCACGTCTTTTCGAAGATGTCACCAGCAGTCAAAGCCAGCTCTCAGAAGCCTTACATATTGCACGCATCGGTTACTTTGAATTTGATCAAAATACCCAGATCATTACAGTAACGAACGAATTACTCGACCTCGTAGGGACAACACCGGAGAAAGAAGGCGGTTACCAGGTTCCTGTTGACTATATTCTCGGAAAGTTCGTTGTTCCTGAAGATCGCCACCTCTTAACCCAAGCAATCAACGATACCCTTAATGCCAAGGAAGGCGAAAAGGATATCAGTGTGGAAACCCGGTATCGAACTGTAGACGGTCGTATCATCTGGGTAAGTTCCACATATAAAGCTGAACGTGACGCACAAGGCAACCCGATCAAGATCGTTGGGTCTTCGCAGGATATCACCGAACGCAAGATCAACGAACTGACACAGGCCGCCATTACGCACATCTCTGAAAGTGCTCTTACATCAAAAACAGACAACGAGCTTTTCAAAACGGTTTACGATTCAATTCAGACCATTCTGCCTGCCAAAAACTTCTACATTGCGCTCTACAATCAAACAACCAACATGATTCATTTCCCATATCATGCTGATGAACATGATGATGATTGGGCTCCGCGCAAACTCGGTAGAGGGTTAACCGGTTATGTTATTCGATCAGGCAAAGCCCTGCGGACTACGCCAGAAATTTATTCCGACCTTGAGGCCTCAGGTGAGATCATTGCCGATGGCACTCCCAGCGTGGATTGGCTTGGCGTTCCGCTAAAAAGCGAAGGCGTTGTTCGCGGCGTGATGGCAATACAAGTCTACGACCAGGCTGTACGCATTACAGACCGTCACCAGGAGATCCTTTCGATCTTGAGCGGTCAAGCAATGGCTGCATTAGAACGTCTACAAGCCAGAGAGACGCTGGAAAGACGTAACACGTACCTTGCGGCTTCGGCTGAGATCGGTCGTCTCGTTACCTCCACACTCGACCTAAACACGATCTTCACACGGACCGTCAACCTGATTAATGACCGATTTGGTTTTTACTTCGCTTCGATCTATGAAATCGATGAAGATGGTTTCCATGCCATCCTTCGTGAAGGAACTGGCGGCGCTGGCGAGACAATGAAGATCCAGAAATACCGGGTATCTGTCGGGACACAAAGTGTTATCGGCAAAGCAACAGATACAGGCGAGACTGTCATCGTCAACAACGTGTACGATGAACAAATGCATCAGCCCAACCCGTTATTGTTAGATACGCAATCAGAGATCGCCATCCCATTGAAAGTCGGTGGAAAGATCCTCGGCGTGATCGATATTCAGTCGAAAACCGCACAAGCCTTTACCGCAGATGACATCGCAGTGTTGCAATCATTGGCAGATCAGGTTGCTGTTGCAATCAACAACGCTAAGCTCTACGATGAATCACAGGAACTCATCAAAACACTCAAGGAAGTGGATCAACTCAAGAGTCAGTTCCTTGCGAACATGAGTCATGAACTGCGAACCCCTTTGAACTCCATCATCGGTTTCTCGCGCGTTATCTTAAAAGGCATCGATGGCCCTGTCACCGAAATGCAGGGACAGGATCTGACAGCCATCTACAATTCAGGTCAACACCTGCTCGGCCTCATCAACGACATCCTCGACCTGGCCCGCATCGAAGCTGGCAAGATGGAACTCAACTTCGAGGAAGTACATCTCTCCGAAATGATCCACAGCGTGTTTTCCACTGCGAAGGGTCTTGTCAAGGAGAAGCCGGTTCAGTTGTTGGAAAAGGTTCCGCCGGATATGCCAACCATCCGCGGCGATACGATGCGCGTTCGCCAGGTTATGATCAACCTGATCTCGAACGCATCCAAGTTCACCGATGAGGGTTCGATCACGATCCAAACCGAAGTGCAAAAGGGCCCCAATGGAAAGTTGGAAGCTCTCATCAACGTAATAGATACGGGCCCAGGCATTTCACAGGAAGGGCAGGAAAAACTCTTCAAGGCCTTCTCACAAGTGGACGGTTCGGCCACTCGTAAATCCGGCGGTTCAGGCCTTGGACTTTCGATCTGCGCCAACCTCGTACAGTTACATGGCGGCCGCATCGGTGTTCACAGTGAAGAAGGCAAAGGCTCTACATTCTGGTTCACCGTTCCACTCTTCAAACAACCCGCAGAAGAGATTCCGCAGGACAAGAAAGTTGTCCTTGCCATCGACGATGACCCGCAAGTGATCAGTTTATACGAACGCTATCTCAACCCACAGGGATATTATGTAGTGCCACTTACACAACCGGCAAAAGCAAAGGAACGCATTAAGGAACTCAAGCCGTTTGCTGTTACCCTTGACATCATGATGCCGAACATAGATGGCTGGACCGTGCTGACCGAACTCAAGTCTGATCCAGAAACACGTGATGTTCCCATCATCATCTGTTCCATTGTTGAACAAACGGATAAAGGTTTCAACCTCGGTGCGGCTGATTATCTCGTCAAACCGATCCTTGAGGAAGAAATTGTCCACGCTTTGGACCGTATCAATAAACATGGAGATATTCACGAAGTGCTGGTCATCGATGATGACCCGAACGATCTACGCCTGATCGAGAAACTTCTAAATCAGGATGGAAAATATAAGACCACACTTGCCGAAGGTGGACGCAAAGGCTGGGAACTTATCAATACCCACGCGCCCGATGCGATCATCCTGGATATCTTCATGCCCGAAATGGATGGATTCACCATATTGGAAAAACTGCGCGAGGACCCAACACTGCGCGACATCCCAGTTTTAGTGGTAAGTGGCGGCGGCCTGACCAATGAACAACAAAAGCAACTTGCCGATTATGGGCAAAGGCTGATCGCCAAAGGTTCGCTCAAAGAGAATGACCTGATCTCAAGTATCGAGAGCGCACTTAGACGTATCGGCGACTGA